A genome region from Numida meleagris isolate 19003 breed g44 Domestic line chromosome 14, NumMel1.0, whole genome shotgun sequence includes the following:
- the PRR14L gene encoding protein PRR14L isoform X2 gives MLSSGVECLLDSSACTGTEDLHKGLPLSIPAGLMAVSEAGAGLDAKPDVSLPELAHSSELSSEHHRTWEAKGFGEEAEHLDDVVRGVHREPAEPLTEELLQDEHAQQHEENKRTRRKQDCSSGEYQQGGEEAQDAEEDHAECCALKRGEKWLKQEDPHLNKHEVNSSATCGTKIAGSLKSKGENQANFQVTAETLPKLTEEAQVFSSIASSSEEFSKEKLKMIPSEASKWEKNQLQFSVSDLCKDDAKGSSLLKEMNSVASHEIGQTDVCIYKSYSKISTVSSHDCQDLSAKLEEGSPEVQLLEKESQSNTVLEFSGKETNLIYTLNVTLPPVTQKSREPHCDECLFCTAHEVASKDKAEDNLSGKESLGSSGATEEQLAEFVLHKDKFQSSINPKTSGESSVTSNISQKNRKSSEGKVESVDTGLENEHSNTWNSSNQSSKDQHTAATASSILSSRTHIDDVVLNSHFFKADVEMKIDENDSLEGEASAGYNSKKAIIFLEEHCPLACRCLPYQDDWGNRCVALHGINDISTEKSMFCLTYAAEESTATLVGDEISNKNMKAENTKQFDLCKLTDSSEIICDKHEAKDQVSTCAVPADEFDKIRTLSSPKVPGGNWRSKTSEQLLVRYLNKKNCVHNFGFCNSPLCPKMRELGTSEKKGMSSLTASSSEYSSSICATCPLLNNTNMQTEKTLSAIENQFLAHPSEFYDLVPGSKQHLETLNKKPDTGLQFIATSAEETKLSMSSGQYEERLLKKGDDLTLLVDKHVREDGFQRTVKENVVDFESSTGLRNADCSGCMGSIGDLIQEKMKKLKEKGNSCGSEDKETLEESLSDSRSQCSQHALSIKCVKDKAELVFSGNKMQQSLAKMKWLIGDQANTVSAPFLPFSSIHRSLFYKPEKMHVLSQMENKRLRKKSILNNSCSQLMLEPGKETDAKKDVGPSHFVKFNIQDSSNETHRDSETPSALNLGNSLPQKEKLCVSSENTDIGNSDSSSDEICSKGSSETKPLSVTMYVKSRASNTEIPSSEDEKATSSLKGAKSSGVHACNKERQRDERHSVLTAEVMDVTLPKSADCGEKLKNVCVEEKLEREVSHRKKLPIHSFLDGEDCLWTSLEGSKESSSKTVTVSTENYEKGFEEIPRSDLNSLSKERNATKPTSFTDTSSLSEAVQDYQTADASDRDASPEFKNNKISMLSNSCKESLPNYVVRCEVCVPYKLNAQSRDNAKEITGCQDTIPAHSVSTENETSDSVRLDRVEKCQALKRKKKYEEIKVHGSDKAKQEKKAEYKVKAKVTLHPSILYSSELLCSSSNELVMSRNTKFESPSEDIFVIRSSENKLCSTLQEIKRPKITTDTISSCFLKTQDSEMENLNLKSGYNGILGAFGTKNKLRGPLPLKIQPGRTCKKVPTSYQLETVRKIRKPKSSAFLEPPSEMPPKQENTVLKSLYFACKSPTVKKEIAMRFVHMPREKAKRCSLLSSLKFRKCTKEPALLSKLSAIASKLLEPATSIHSLETLPYSSEILPVAARYGQHRSKNLLEAVSCINRSLHSRWADSWCTKMFSFQSFALYSVGSTKIPSLDLSNNSPSFLDTPVFPISFHVKLDSSSVTDLTWTTSQHSAHRRLVLEEMPAPPSKWTFLLSQSCSDATAVKEDSSQDHELHSPLSVTTPGVVALHPDHGRNAIAKRTGSCSMLGLHTVLALSSPGCYRIWTRRRNLTSHIPTIQRLFISQFTQGLKGASNVSDDLVSSLPYSLGRALSIWSQHGPSACPSEITPLHSNHCKWQPSVGIENSYAILPRLPVQSMGALQTAGHDICLEPSFPLPLPKSCLLSEALPPRLPEPDLQVHALDEADTSIPDCFRSQDDTELKKTDPEKRPKKVSQIRIRKTIPRLDHNLTPMGLPKPKRLKKKEFSLEEIYTNKNYKSPPPARSLETIFEEPKEKNGLLISVSQQKRKRILEFQDFTVPRKRKARGKIKAVGSFTRAKKAAPPSAELDALLSQKLMDLEEFFAKEDEQELLCSTGGSRELKMVQ, from the exons ATGCTCTCATCTGGGGTGGAATGTCTCCTTGACTCCTCTGCCTGCACTGGCACTGAGGACCTGCACAAGGGGCTGCCGCTCAGCATCCCCGCCGGCCTTATGGCTGTGTCTGAGGCCGGTGCTGGATTAGATGCAAAACCCGATGTGTCCTTACCTGAGCTGGCACACAGTAGTGAGCTGTCATCCGAGCACCACAGGACTTGGGAGGCAAAAGGCTTTGGAGAGGAGGCAGAGCATCTGGATGATGTGGTCAGAGGGGTTCATCGGGAGCCAGCAGAACCACTTACGGAAGAATTACTGCAGGACGAGCATGCTCAacagcatgaagaaaacaaacgaACTCGTAGGAAACAAGACTGTTCTAGCGGTGAATACCAGCAAGGAGGTGAAGAGGCACAAGATGCTGAGGAAGACCATGCGGAATGCTGTGCTCTAAAACGTGGGGAAAAATGGTTAAAACAA GAGGATCCTCATCTAAACAAGCATGAGGTAAATTCTTCAGCAACTTGTGGCACCAAAATAGCAGGATCTCTGAAGAGCAAAG GAGAAAACCAAGCAAATTTTCAGGTGACAGCTGAAACTCTCCCAAAGCTTACTGAAGAAGCACAAG ttttcagttctaTTGCTTCATCTTCTGAGGagttctcaaaagaaaaattaaaaatgatccCATCAGAAGCCAGTAAGTGGGAAAAGAACCAGTTGCAATTCTCTGTCAGTGATCTATGCAAGGATGATGCAAAAGGAAGTAGCCTACTGAAGGAAATGAACAGCGTTGCTTCCCATGAAATTGGACAGACAGATGTATGTATTTATAAGTCCTACAGTAAAATTTCTACTGTCAGTAGCCATGACTGTCAGGATCTTTCTGCCAAGCTAGAAGAAGGTTCACCTGAGGTACAACTGCTTGAAAAGGAATCTCAGAGTAATACAGTGTTAGAGTTTTCTGGCAAAGAAACTAATTTGATTTATACACTAAATGTAACTCTACCTCCTGTTACACAAAAATCAAGAGAACCTCACTGTGATGAGTGTCTATTTTGTACTGCTCATGAAGTTGCAAGCAAGGACAAGGCTGAGGATAATCTATCTGGAAAAGAGTCACTTGGTTCTTCTGGGGCTACAGAGGAACAACTTGCTGAATTTGTGCTGCATAAAGACAAATTCCAGTCCTCAATAAATCCCAAGACTTCTGGTGAATCTAGTGTGACAAGCAACATTTCCCAGAAGAACAGGAAGTCTTCAGAAGGGAAGGTAGAGAGTGTAGACACTGGTTTAGAAAATGAACATAGCAACACATGGAATTCTAGTAATCAGAGTTCAAAAGACCAGCATACAGCTGCCACTGCTTCCAGTATCTTATCAAGTAGAACACACATAGATGATGTGGTCCTGAACAGTCATTTTTTTAAGGCTGATGTTGAGATGAAGATTGATGAAAATGATAGTTTGGAAGGAGAAGCTTCAGCTGGATATAATAGTAAAAAGGCAATCATTTTTCTGGAAGAACATTGCCCTTTGGCATGCAGATGTCTTCCTTATCAAGATGACTGGGGCAACAGATGTGTAGCTCTGCATGGGATAAATgatatttccacagaaaaaagcatgttttgtcTAACTTATGCTGCAGAGGAGTCTACTGCTACCTTGGTAGGAGATGAGATTTCAAATAAGAAtatgaaagctgaaaatacGAAACAATTTGATCTTTGTAAATTAACAGACAGCAGTGAAATTATTTGTGACAAACATGAGGCAAAAGACCAAGTTAGCACGtgtgctgtccctgcagatGAATTTGATAAAATAAGGACTCTGAGTTCTCCAAAAGTTCCTGGAGGCAATTGGAGAAGTAAGACCAGTGAACAGCTATTAGTCAgatatttgaacaaaaaaaattgtgttcATAATTTTGGATTTTGCAACTCTCCCTTATGCCCGAAGATGAGAGAACTAGGCACAtctgagaagaaaggaatgtCATCGCTCACAGCTAGTTCTTCTGAGTACAGCTCTTCAATCTGTGCTACATGTCCGTTACTCAACAATACGaacatgcaaacagaaaagacCCTTTCTGCAATTGAAAATCAGTTTCTTGCACATCCGAGTGAGTTCTATGACCTAGTTCCAGGCAGCAAGCAACATCTAGAAACCTTAAATAAAAAGCCAGACACTGGTTTACAATTTATCGCTACTTCTGCAGAGGAAACTAAACTGTCAATGAGCTCTGGCCAATATGAAGAGAGACTGTTAAAAAAAGGTGATGACCTGACTCTGTTAGTTGACAAACACGTAAGAGAAGATGGTTTTCAAAGAACTGTAAAAGAGAATGTAGTGGATTTTGAGTCTTCAACTGGTTTAAGAAATGCAGACTGTTCAGGATGCATGGGTTCCATCGGTGATCTaattcaagagaaaatgaaaaaactaaaagagaaagggaacagCTGTGGAAGCGAAGATAAGGAAACCCTTGAAGAAAGCCTTTCTGATAGCAGATCACAATGTTCACAGCATGCTTTGTCCATCAAATGCgtgaaagacaaagcagagctagtgttttcaggaaataaaatgcagcaatCCTTGGCAAAGATGAAGTGGTTAATTGGGGACCAGGCAAATACAGTTAGTGCCCCATTTTTGCCCTTCTCATCAATTCACAGGAGTCTGTTTTACAAGccagaaaaaatgcatgtactttcacagatggaaaacaaaagactgagaaaaaaatctatcttAAATAACTCTTGCTCACAGTTGATGTTGGAGCCTGGTAAAGAAACAGATGCTAAAAAGGACGTGGGTCCATCCCATTTTGTGAAGTTTAACATCCAAGACTCTTCTAATGAGACTCACAGGGATTCAGAAACACCATCAGCTCTGAACTTAGGAAACTCATTgcctcagaaagaaaagctatgCGTGTCATCTGAGAATACAGACATAGGTAACAGTGATTCATCTTCAGATGAAATTTGTAGCAAAGGTTCTTCAGAGACAAAACCTCTTTCTGTAACAATGTATGTTAAGAGCAGAGCTAGCAATACTGAAATACCATCTTCAGAGGATGAAAAGGCAACTAGCTCTCTGAAAGGTGCAAAAAGTTCAGGCGTTCATGCATGCaacaaagaaaggcagagagatgAGAGGCATAGTGTGCTAACTGCAGAAGTCATGGATGTGACCTTACCAAAAAGTGCTGATTGTGGAGAGAAGTTGAAGAATGTATGTGTAGAAGAGAAGCTGGAAAGAGAAGTGTCTCACAGAAAAAAGTTGCCCATACATTCTTTCCTTGATGGAGAAGATTGCTTATGGACCTCATTAGAAGGTTCAAAAGAGTCTAGTAGCAAAACAGTTACTGTCAGTACTGAGAACTATGAAAAAGGTTTTGAAGAAATCCCAAGATCTGACCTAAATAgtctttcaaaggaaagaaacgCTACAAAGCCTACAAGCTTCACTGATACCAGTTCACTTTCAGAAGCTGTGCAAGATTATCAAACTGCAGATGCATCTGACAGAGATGCTTCACCAGAattcaaaaacaataaaataagcATGCTATCAAACAGTTGCAAAGAATCATTACCAAATTATGTAGTTCGATGTGAAGTATGTGTGCCTTACAAATTaaatgcacagagcagagataaTGCAAAGGAAATTACAGGATGTCAAGACACTATACCAGCTCATTCAGTTTCCACGGAAAATGAGACTTCAGATTCTGTGAGACTTGATAGAGTAGAGAAATGTCAGGCTCTTAAACGAAAGAAAAAGTATGAGGAGATTAAAGTGCATGGGTCAGACAaggcaaaacaagaaaaaaaggcagaatacAAAGTGAAAGCAAAAGTTACATTGCATCCAAGCATATTATACAGTTCTGAACTTTTATGCAGTTCTTCAAATGAGTTGGTGATGTCAAGAAATACAAAGTTTGAAAGTCCTTCAGAGGACATTTTTGTCATtagaagcagtgaaaataaactGTGTAGCACTTTACAAGAAATCAAAAGGCCAAAGATTACCACTGATACTATTAGttcatgttttttaaagactcaggattcagaaatggaaaacctGAACCTTAAGTCAGGTTATAATGGAATTCTTGGTGCCTTTGGAACTAAAAATAAACTAAGAGGAcctcttccattaaaaatacagcCTGGAAGAACATGCAAAAAAGTTCCCACATCATATCAACtagaaactgtaagaaaaataagaaaacctaAAAGTTCAGCTTTTTTGGAGCCTCCCTCAGAAATGCCCCCTAAACAGGAAAACACAGTCCTGAAATCTTTGTACTTTGCCTGTAAATCACCAacagtgaaaaaggaaatagcCATGAGATTCGTCCATATGCCAAGGGAGAAGGCCAAGAGGTGCAGTTTGCTGAGCAgcttgaaattcagaaaatgtacCAAAGAGCCAGCGCTACTGAGCAAGCTGTCTGCAATAGCCAGCAAATTACTGGAACCTGCCACAAGCATCCATAGCTTGGAAACTCTGCCGtattcttctgaaattcttcCAGTGGCTGCAAGGTACGGCCAACATAGATCTAAAAATCTATTGGAAGCTGTCTCCTGCATTAACAGGAGCTTACACTCACGCTGGGCTGACAGTTGGTGTACCAAGATGTTCAGCTTTCAATCTTTTGCACTTTATTCAGTAGGATCTACCAAAATACCTTCTTTAGACTTGAGCAACAATTCTCCTTCTTTCTTGGATACCCCAGTGTTCccaatttcttttcatgtaaAATTGGACTCCAGTTCTGTGACAGACCTCACATGGACTACATCTCAGCACTCTGCACATCGCAGACTGGTTTTGGAAGAAATGCCGGCACCACCTTCAAAGTGGACTTTTCTCCTGTCTCAGAGCTGTTCAGATGCAACAGCAGTCAAGGAAGATTCCAGTCAAGATCATGAGCTGCATTCCCCTCTCTCCGTAACAACCCCAGGAGTTGTTGCACTTCATCCTGACCACGGAAGAAATGCCATAGCTAAAAGAACAGGAAGTTGCTCCATGCTTGGCCTTCACACAGTGTTAGCACTTTCTTCACCTGGATGTTACAGGATTTGGACAAGAAGAAGAAACTTAACCAGTCATATTCCTACCATCCAGAGACTATTTATATCCCAATTTACCCAGGGCTTGAAAGGGGCATCTAATGTATCAGATGACCTGGTCTCTTCCTTGCCGTACTCCTTGGGCAGGGCGCTATCCATATGGAGTCAGCATGGTCCTTCTGCCTGTCCCTCCGAAATCACTCCTCTTCATTCCAATCACTGCAAGTGGCAGCCAAGTGTGGGCATCGAGAACAG CTATGCCATATTACCACGCTTACCTGTACAGAGTATGGGAGCACTACAGACTGCAGGTCATGACATATG TCTGGAACCTTCATTCCCTCTTCCACTACCAAAGTCTTGCTTGCTTTCGGAAGCACTGCCCCCTAGGCTTCCAGAACCTGACCTTCAGGTCCATGCCCTTGATGAAGCAGATACTTCCATTCCAGACTGTTTTAGATCCCAAGAtgacacagaactgaaaaaa aCTGACCCAGAAAAGAGGCCAAAGAAAGTCTCACAGATCCGAATCAGGAAAACTATTCCTAGGCTAGATCATAACCT